One region of Sardina pilchardus chromosome 18, fSarPil1.1, whole genome shotgun sequence genomic DNA includes:
- the LOC134063987 gene encoding fibronectin type 3 and ankyrin repeat domains protein 1-like isoform X2, with protein sequence MTHPVYQKSAMFPHSAPPIVGKVSQVSHHSIELSWGGEGGGMRSGPPEHWIRYSVEELDPKTHTYSTIYTGYSQHYAVEGLTPSTSYKFRLRITSPSGQSSLSAAVCASTTREPMSGKNLHQAVNMNDEEELSRVLQSGTVDVNVCDKLSFTPLMVAAQKGYARLVHMLVEHGADVLMKNSSGKDSLMLACFMGHVDVVRYLRGFVGGWGRRDAGGCTPLHLAADGGNLQLITYMIHTGCQLDVRDSSLWTPLMRVCALSGNAAVVSLLIKAGADVNIRDKDGKTPLMVAVLNNHEELVKLLLDSGADYHVKNEFGSGAAEMAKAFGRENILSLLEGRRIS encoded by the exons ATGACACATCCAG TGTATCAGAAGTCAGCAATGTTCCCCCACTCTGCGCCACCCATTGTTGGAAAGGtaagtcag GTGAGCCACCACAGCATTGAGCTGAGTTGGGGTGGCGAGGGAGGGGGAATGCGGTCTGGCCCCCCCGAACACTGGATCCGCTACAGCGTGGAGGAGCTGGACCcgaaaacacacacctacagcacCATCTacac gggataCAGCCAGCACTACGCTGTTGAAGGTCTGACCCCCAGCACTTCCTATAAGTTCCGTCTGCGAATTACATCACCATCAGGCCAGAGCAGTCtcagtgcagctgtgtgtgccagcaccacac gtGAGCCGATGAGTGGTAAAAATCTTCATCAAGCTGTGAACATGAATGATGAGGAGGAGCTGAGCAGAGTTCTCCAGTCAGG gacagtggatgtaaatgtgtgtgataaACTCAGCTTCACTCCTCTAATGGTTGCTGCTCAGAAGGGCTACGCAAg GTTAGTTCACATGTTGGTGGAACATGGAGCTGATGTGCTGATGAAGAACAGCAGTGGaaaagacag tctgATGCTGGCGTGCTTCATGGGTCATGTGGACGTGGTGCGGTATCTGCGGGGCTtcgtgggggggtgggggcgcaGGGATGCGGGCGGCTGCACTCCTCTCCACCTGGCGGCCGACGGAGGAAACCTGCAGCTCATCACATACATGATACACACCGGAtgccag ttggaCGTAAGAGACAGTTCACTGTGGACTCccctcatgcgtgtgtgtgctctaagTGGGAACGCAGCCGTGGTGTCGCTGCTCATTAAAGCCGGAGCCGACGTCAACATCAGAGACAAGGATGGCAAGACACCACTGATg gttgcTGTCCTGAACAATCATGAAGAGCTGGTGAAGCTGCTTCTGGACAGTGGGGCAGATTATCATGTCAAGAacgag TTTGGATCCGGAGCTGCGGAGATGGCCAAGGCATTTGGGAGAGAG
- the LOC134063987 gene encoding fibronectin type 3 and ankyrin repeat domains protein 1-like isoform X4, with product MTHPVYQKSAMFPHSAPPIVGKVSHHSIELSWGGEGGGMRSGPPEHWIRYSVEELDPKTHTYSTIYTGYSQHYAVEGLTPSTSYKFRLRITSPSGQSSLSAAVCASTTREPMSGKNLHQAVNMNDEEELSRVLQSGTVDVNVCDKLSFTPLMVAAQKGYARLVHMLVEHGADVLMKNSSGKDSLMLACFMGHVDVVRYLRGFVGGWGRRDAGGCTPLHLAADGGNLQLITYMIHTGCQLDVRDSSLWTPLMRVCALSGNAAVVSLLIKAGADVNIRDKDGKTPLMVAVLNNHEELVKLLLDSGADYHVKNEFGSGAAEMAKAFGRENILSLLEGRRIS from the exons ATGACACATCCAG TGTATCAGAAGTCAGCAATGTTCCCCCACTCTGCGCCACCCATTGTTGGAAAG GTGAGCCACCACAGCATTGAGCTGAGTTGGGGTGGCGAGGGAGGGGGAATGCGGTCTGGCCCCCCCGAACACTGGATCCGCTACAGCGTGGAGGAGCTGGACCcgaaaacacacacctacagcacCATCTacac gggataCAGCCAGCACTACGCTGTTGAAGGTCTGACCCCCAGCACTTCCTATAAGTTCCGTCTGCGAATTACATCACCATCAGGCCAGAGCAGTCtcagtgcagctgtgtgtgccagcaccacac gtGAGCCGATGAGTGGTAAAAATCTTCATCAAGCTGTGAACATGAATGATGAGGAGGAGCTGAGCAGAGTTCTCCAGTCAGG gacagtggatgtaaatgtgtgtgataaACTCAGCTTCACTCCTCTAATGGTTGCTGCTCAGAAGGGCTACGCAAg GTTAGTTCACATGTTGGTGGAACATGGAGCTGATGTGCTGATGAAGAACAGCAGTGGaaaagacag tctgATGCTGGCGTGCTTCATGGGTCATGTGGACGTGGTGCGGTATCTGCGGGGCTtcgtgggggggtgggggcgcaGGGATGCGGGCGGCTGCACTCCTCTCCACCTGGCGGCCGACGGAGGAAACCTGCAGCTCATCACATACATGATACACACCGGAtgccag ttggaCGTAAGAGACAGTTCACTGTGGACTCccctcatgcgtgtgtgtgctctaagTGGGAACGCAGCCGTGGTGTCGCTGCTCATTAAAGCCGGAGCCGACGTCAACATCAGAGACAAGGATGGCAAGACACCACTGATg gttgcTGTCCTGAACAATCATGAAGAGCTGGTGAAGCTGCTTCTGGACAGTGGGGCAGATTATCATGTCAAGAacgag TTTGGATCCGGAGCTGCGGAGATGGCCAAGGCATTTGGGAGAGAG
- the LOC134063987 gene encoding fibronectin type 3 and ankyrin repeat domains protein 1-like isoform X3: MLSWIVYQKSAMFPHSAPPIVGKVSHHSIELSWGGEGGGMRSGPPEHWIRYSVEELDPKTHTYSTIYTGYSQHYAVEGLTPSTSYKFRLRITSPSGQSSLSAAVCASTTREPMSGKNLHQAVNMNDEEELSRVLQSGTVDVNVCDKLSFTPLMVAAQKGYARLVHMLVEHGADVLMKNSSGKDSLMLACFMGHVDVVRYLRGFVGGWGRRDAGGCTPLHLAADGGNLQLITYMIHTGCQLDVRDSSLWTPLMRVCALSGNAAVVSLLIKAGADVNIRDKDGKTPLMVAVLNNHEELVKLLLDSGADYHVKNEFGSGAAEMAKAFGRENILSLLEGRRIS, translated from the exons ATGCTTTCCTGGATAGTGTATCAGAAGTCAGCAATGTTCCCCCACTCTGCGCCACCCATTGTTGGAAAG GTGAGCCACCACAGCATTGAGCTGAGTTGGGGTGGCGAGGGAGGGGGAATGCGGTCTGGCCCCCCCGAACACTGGATCCGCTACAGCGTGGAGGAGCTGGACCcgaaaacacacacctacagcacCATCTacac gggataCAGCCAGCACTACGCTGTTGAAGGTCTGACCCCCAGCACTTCCTATAAGTTCCGTCTGCGAATTACATCACCATCAGGCCAGAGCAGTCtcagtgcagctgtgtgtgccagcaccacac gtGAGCCGATGAGTGGTAAAAATCTTCATCAAGCTGTGAACATGAATGATGAGGAGGAGCTGAGCAGAGTTCTCCAGTCAGG gacagtggatgtaaatgtgtgtgataaACTCAGCTTCACTCCTCTAATGGTTGCTGCTCAGAAGGGCTACGCAAg GTTAGTTCACATGTTGGTGGAACATGGAGCTGATGTGCTGATGAAGAACAGCAGTGGaaaagacag tctgATGCTGGCGTGCTTCATGGGTCATGTGGACGTGGTGCGGTATCTGCGGGGCTtcgtgggggggtgggggcgcaGGGATGCGGGCGGCTGCACTCCTCTCCACCTGGCGGCCGACGGAGGAAACCTGCAGCTCATCACATACATGATACACACCGGAtgccag ttggaCGTAAGAGACAGTTCACTGTGGACTCccctcatgcgtgtgtgtgctctaagTGGGAACGCAGCCGTGGTGTCGCTGCTCATTAAAGCCGGAGCCGACGTCAACATCAGAGACAAGGATGGCAAGACACCACTGATg gttgcTGTCCTGAACAATCATGAAGAGCTGGTGAAGCTGCTTCTGGACAGTGGGGCAGATTATCATGTCAAGAacgag TTTGGATCCGGAGCTGCGGAGATGGCCAAGGCATTTGGGAGAGAG
- the LOC134063987 gene encoding fibronectin type 3 and ankyrin repeat domains protein 1-like isoform X1, with protein MLSWIVYQKSAMFPHSAPPIVGKVSQVSHHSIELSWGGEGGGMRSGPPEHWIRYSVEELDPKTHTYSTIYTGYSQHYAVEGLTPSTSYKFRLRITSPSGQSSLSAAVCASTTREPMSGKNLHQAVNMNDEEELSRVLQSGTVDVNVCDKLSFTPLMVAAQKGYARLVHMLVEHGADVLMKNSSGKDSLMLACFMGHVDVVRYLRGFVGGWGRRDAGGCTPLHLAADGGNLQLITYMIHTGCQLDVRDSSLWTPLMRVCALSGNAAVVSLLIKAGADVNIRDKDGKTPLMVAVLNNHEELVKLLLDSGADYHVKNEFGSGAAEMAKAFGRENILSLLEGRRIS; from the exons ATGCTTTCCTGGATAGTGTATCAGAAGTCAGCAATGTTCCCCCACTCTGCGCCACCCATTGTTGGAAAGGtaagtcag GTGAGCCACCACAGCATTGAGCTGAGTTGGGGTGGCGAGGGAGGGGGAATGCGGTCTGGCCCCCCCGAACACTGGATCCGCTACAGCGTGGAGGAGCTGGACCcgaaaacacacacctacagcacCATCTacac gggataCAGCCAGCACTACGCTGTTGAAGGTCTGACCCCCAGCACTTCCTATAAGTTCCGTCTGCGAATTACATCACCATCAGGCCAGAGCAGTCtcagtgcagctgtgtgtgccagcaccacac gtGAGCCGATGAGTGGTAAAAATCTTCATCAAGCTGTGAACATGAATGATGAGGAGGAGCTGAGCAGAGTTCTCCAGTCAGG gacagtggatgtaaatgtgtgtgataaACTCAGCTTCACTCCTCTAATGGTTGCTGCTCAGAAGGGCTACGCAAg GTTAGTTCACATGTTGGTGGAACATGGAGCTGATGTGCTGATGAAGAACAGCAGTGGaaaagacag tctgATGCTGGCGTGCTTCATGGGTCATGTGGACGTGGTGCGGTATCTGCGGGGCTtcgtgggggggtgggggcgcaGGGATGCGGGCGGCTGCACTCCTCTCCACCTGGCGGCCGACGGAGGAAACCTGCAGCTCATCACATACATGATACACACCGGAtgccag ttggaCGTAAGAGACAGTTCACTGTGGACTCccctcatgcgtgtgtgtgctctaagTGGGAACGCAGCCGTGGTGTCGCTGCTCATTAAAGCCGGAGCCGACGTCAACATCAGAGACAAGGATGGCAAGACACCACTGATg gttgcTGTCCTGAACAATCATGAAGAGCTGGTGAAGCTGCTTCTGGACAGTGGGGCAGATTATCATGTCAAGAacgag TTTGGATCCGGAGCTGCGGAGATGGCCAAGGCATTTGGGAGAGAG
- the LOC134063987 gene encoding fibronectin type 3 and ankyrin repeat domains protein 1-like isoform X5 → MRSGPPEHWIRYSVEELDPKTHTYSTIYTGYSQHYAVEGLTPSTSYKFRLRITSPSGQSSLSAAVCASTTREPMSGKNLHQAVNMNDEEELSRVLQSGTVDVNVCDKLSFTPLMVAAQKGYARLVHMLVEHGADVLMKNSSGKDSLMLACFMGHVDVVRYLRGFVGGWGRRDAGGCTPLHLAADGGNLQLITYMIHTGCQLDVRDSSLWTPLMRVCALSGNAAVVSLLIKAGADVNIRDKDGKTPLMVAVLNNHEELVKLLLDSGADYHVKNEFGSGAAEMAKAFGRENILSLLEGRRIS, encoded by the exons ATGCGGTCTGGCCCCCCCGAACACTGGATCCGCTACAGCGTGGAGGAGCTGGACCcgaaaacacacacctacagcacCATCTacac gggataCAGCCAGCACTACGCTGTTGAAGGTCTGACCCCCAGCACTTCCTATAAGTTCCGTCTGCGAATTACATCACCATCAGGCCAGAGCAGTCtcagtgcagctgtgtgtgccagcaccacac gtGAGCCGATGAGTGGTAAAAATCTTCATCAAGCTGTGAACATGAATGATGAGGAGGAGCTGAGCAGAGTTCTCCAGTCAGG gacagtggatgtaaatgtgtgtgataaACTCAGCTTCACTCCTCTAATGGTTGCTGCTCAGAAGGGCTACGCAAg GTTAGTTCACATGTTGGTGGAACATGGAGCTGATGTGCTGATGAAGAACAGCAGTGGaaaagacag tctgATGCTGGCGTGCTTCATGGGTCATGTGGACGTGGTGCGGTATCTGCGGGGCTtcgtgggggggtgggggcgcaGGGATGCGGGCGGCTGCACTCCTCTCCACCTGGCGGCCGACGGAGGAAACCTGCAGCTCATCACATACATGATACACACCGGAtgccag ttggaCGTAAGAGACAGTTCACTGTGGACTCccctcatgcgtgtgtgtgctctaagTGGGAACGCAGCCGTGGTGTCGCTGCTCATTAAAGCCGGAGCCGACGTCAACATCAGAGACAAGGATGGCAAGACACCACTGATg gttgcTGTCCTGAACAATCATGAAGAGCTGGTGAAGCTGCTTCTGGACAGTGGGGCAGATTATCATGTCAAGAacgag TTTGGATCCGGAGCTGCGGAGATGGCCAAGGCATTTGGGAGAGAG